From Rutidosis leptorrhynchoides isolate AG116_Rl617_1_P2 chromosome 3, CSIRO_AGI_Rlap_v1, whole genome shotgun sequence, a single genomic window includes:
- the LOC139899841 gene encoding tetraspanin-6-like, whose amino-acid sequence MTRVSNTLIGFLNLLTLLASIPIIGGGLWMAKSTATCESFLQRPLMVVGFVILLVSLAGFIGACYHVVWALWLYLVVMLLLITALLAVTVFGFVVVSPGGGVEVPGRAYREYHLQSYSPWLRRRIENTKYWTTVRTCILGSKTCAKIVMWTPADYMQENMSPIQSGCCKPPTACDYQAPMMTQDPDCYKWNNDPNLLCYACDSCKAGVLEDVRRDWHRLMVLNIIMVMLLIGIYFVGCCAYQNAKRADTYYPYGESIRPKWFYS is encoded by the exons ATGACGAGGGTTAGTAACACATTAATAGGTTTCTTGAACCTACTGACACTCCTAGCTTCAATTCCAATCATCGGTGGCGGCTTATGGATGGCGAAAAGTACCGCCACTTGTGAAAGCTTCCTTCAACGACCGCTTATGGTGGTGGGATTCGTTATCTTGCTTGTATCATTGGCTGGTTTCATAGGTGCATGTTATCATGTGGTATGGGCGTTATGGTTGTACTTGGTGGTAATGTTGTTGTTGATCACGGCCTTGTTGGCTGTGACGGTTTTTGGGTTCGTGGTGGTCAGCCCTGGTGGTGGCGTGGAGGTTCCCGGCCGGGCTTATAGAGAATATCACTTGCAAAGTTATTCACCTTGGTTGAGAAGAAGAATTGAAAATACTAAATATTGGACGACAGTTAGGACTTGTATTTTGGGGTCTAAGACTTGTGCTAAAATTGTTATGTGGACTCCTGCTGACTATATGCAAGAAAACATGTCTCCAATTCAG TCAGGTTGTTGCAAACCACCAACTGCTTGTGACTACCAAGCGCCAATGATGACACAAGATCCCGACTGCTATAAATGGAACAATGATCCAAATTTGTTGTGCTACGCGTGTGACTCATGCAAAGCAGGGGTGCTTGAGGATGTGAGACGAGATTGGCATAGACTCATGGTTCTAAATATCATCATGGTTATGCTTCTCATCGGCATTTATTTTGTTGGTTGTTGTGCATACCAAAATGCAAAACGAGCTGATACCTATTACCCATATGGTGAATCTATTAGGCCGAAATGGTTCTACTCGTAA